In a single window of the Terriglobus roseus genome:
- a CDS encoding OmpH family outer membrane protein, whose protein sequence is MNHVSKFSALVVGIATLACSPAMFAQAAAPQPTAAAPVAPQAIPAKIALIAFEQAVFATNEGQKALGDVGKKYEPQKNKIAASEAEIESLQKQLQAATTISEEDRASRVRTIDAKQKALQRDGEDAQTAYQNDLQEAYQKVAQKFNVVMQKYASDNGYTLMLDVSGQQSAVLFAAPQTDVTRAVIDAYNTSSGVAAQPAAGPAPARTAPRPAAPKPAAK, encoded by the coding sequence ATGAATCACGTCTCCAAGTTCTCGGCGCTGGTCGTCGGAATCGCTACTCTTGCGTGCTCCCCCGCCATGTTTGCCCAGGCCGCTGCTCCGCAGCCGACCGCTGCTGCCCCTGTTGCGCCGCAGGCTATTCCCGCCAAGATCGCTCTGATCGCGTTTGAGCAGGCAGTCTTCGCAACCAACGAGGGCCAGAAGGCTCTGGGCGATGTAGGCAAGAAGTACGAGCCCCAGAAGAACAAGATCGCCGCCTCAGAGGCAGAGATCGAAAGCCTGCAGAAGCAGTTGCAGGCTGCCACGACCATCTCGGAAGAAGACCGCGCAAGCCGCGTTCGAACCATCGATGCGAAGCAGAAGGCACTGCAGCGCGACGGTGAGGACGCCCAGACTGCGTACCAGAACGACCTGCAGGAGGCCTATCAGAAGGTCGCCCAGAAGTTCAATGTAGTCATGCAGAAGTACGCCTCCGACAACGGCTATACCCTGATGCTGGATGTAAGCGGTCAGCAGAGCGCTGTCCTGTTTGCTGCACCGCAGACCGACGTGACGCGCGCCGTCATCGATGCATACAACACCAGCTCGGGCGTTGCAGCGCAGCCTGCTGCCGGCCCTGCACCCGCCCGCACGGCACCCCGCCCTGCAGCTCCCAAGCCGGCTGCCAAGTAA